From one Methanobacterium alcaliphilum genomic stretch:
- a CDS encoding KH domain-containing protein, translating into MVLPICDVCLKSGILCQGCENKLESGEVTQVELDIAKILYNLGDGKIGFKKTIVVDDVVIIVTEKDQVGKLIGKGGKIVRAISKEIGKKVRVVGENSDLKSVATDMLAPARISGINIVYGTDGQEKYKIRVMKDDARRIPAKLDMLKSIIKTLTGEEAQIVVDDR; encoded by the coding sequence ATGGTGTTACCTATATGCGATGTCTGTTTAAAAAGTGGTATTTTATGTCAAGGATGTGAAAACAAGCTCGAGAGTGGTGAAGTAACCCAAGTAGAGTTAGACATTGCAAAAATACTTTACAATCTAGGTGATGGTAAAATAGGATTTAAAAAGACCATAGTTGTGGATGATGTGGTCATCATTGTTACTGAAAAGGATCAGGTAGGAAAATTAATAGGTAAGGGCGGAAAAATAGTAAGGGCCATATCTAAAGAAATTGGAAAAAAGGTTCGGGTTGTAGGAGAAAATTCAGATTTGAAATCAGTAGCCACGGATATGCTTGCACCTGCTCGAATTTCTGGAATAAATATAGTTTACGGGACTGATGGCCAAGAAAAATATAAAATTCGGGTTATGAAAGACGATGCTCGAAGAATACCTGCTAAATTAGACATGTTAAAAAGCATTATTAAAACTTTAACTGGTGAGGAAGCCCAAATTGTGGTAGATGATCGTTAA
- a CDS encoding CBS domain-containing protein, with product MRRKDTINIVKSMDRGPIEFESRSFEHEGDVMSIAKKEVVTIPQTATIKEAADIMVKNKFRRLPITNPGTGKLLGIVTSMDILDFLGGGDKFKILEEKYQDNFLAAINESVKKIMARDVYHLSNKDSVNDAVEIMLKNGVGALPVINADEKITGIVSERDFALLMAGVLTDELVEDFMSTDVITTTPGTPIEGASKIMVRNKLRRIPVVGEERRTPHPENEKLVGIVTATDILEFLGQSKAFNNMTSNSAAEILDNKITEIMENEVVTTAPNSRLGAVCEVMENKGIGGMPVVKDGELLGIITESDMLKAIKTMND from the coding sequence ATGAGAAGAAAAGACACCATAAACATAGTAAAGTCTATGGACCGTGGGCCCATAGAATTTGAAAGTAGATCCTTTGAACACGAAGGCGATGTAATGAGCATCGCTAAAAAAGAAGTGGTTACCATACCACAAACTGCAACCATTAAGGAAGCGGCAGATATAATGGTCAAAAACAAATTTAGAAGACTTCCTATTACCAACCCTGGTACAGGAAAACTTTTAGGAATTGTGACCTCTATGGATATCCTGGACTTCTTAGGAGGTGGAGATAAATTCAAAATTCTGGAAGAAAAATATCAGGACAATTTTTTAGCGGCAATAAATGAATCTGTGAAAAAAATAATGGCTAGGGATGTATACCATTTGAGTAACAAGGATTCAGTTAACGACGCAGTTGAAATAATGCTTAAAAACGGAGTAGGGGCGTTACCTGTAATAAACGCAGACGAAAAAATTACGGGTATTGTTTCTGAGCGAGATTTTGCTCTACTAATGGCAGGGGTACTGACTGATGAACTTGTAGAAGATTTCATGAGTACTGATGTCATCACCACCACACCTGGGACCCCTATAGAAGGCGCTTCTAAAATAATGGTCAGAAACAAATTGAGGCGAATTCCAGTTGTAGGTGAAGAAAGAAGAACTCCTCATCCTGAAAATGAAAAATTAGTGGGTATTGTAACTGCAACAGATATCCTAGAATTTTTAGGCCAAAGTAAAGCATTTAATAATATGACTTCTAATAGTGCCGCAGAGATTTTGGATAACAAAATAACCGAAATAATGGAAAATGAAGTAGTAACTACGGCCCCTAATAGTCGTTTAGGTGCGGTCTGTGAAGTTATGGAAAACAAAGGAATCGGTGGAATGCCTGTTGTCAAAGATGGTGAATTATTAGGAATAATAACTGAAAGTGACATGTTAAAAGCCATAAAAACAATGAATGACTAA
- a CDS encoding CBS domain-containing protein, which translates to MEMETKVTVHDAMTSNVVTVDPKISVAEAALLMTNIKVGSLIVKSNSEPEGVITESDIIRKVVSKDILASEITIGEVMTKNIISINPGRELNEAARLMAKNSIRRLPVVNDGALVGILTSTDVMAVSPELTEILVENARIEENQVSYPTGERPVPGACEVCGNFEDYLDEIDGKYVCGECKEDLEGE; encoded by the coding sequence ATGGAAATGGAAACAAAAGTGACAGTACACGATGCCATGACATCAAATGTGGTAACAGTAGATCCTAAAATCAGTGTTGCAGAAGCAGCCTTGCTCATGACTAACATAAAAGTAGGTAGTCTGATTGTAAAAAGCAATTCTGAACCTGAAGGTGTTATAACTGAAAGTGATATCATTCGAAAAGTTGTTTCCAAGGATATCTTGGCCAGTGAAATTACAATTGGCGAAGTAATGACTAAAAACATTATAAGTATAAATCCTGGGCGTGAATTAAATGAAGCTGCTAGATTAATGGCAAAAAATAGTATACGGAGACTACCTGTTGTAAATGATGGTGCGCTAGTGGGTATTTTAACATCAACTGATGTTATGGCGGTTTCACCAGAACTCACAGAAATACTTGTTGAAAATGCTCGTATTGAAGAAAACCAGGTAAGTTATCCTACTGGAGAGAGACCCGTTCCAGGGGCATGTGAAGTATGTGGCAATTTTGAAGATTATTTAGATGAAATTGATGGCAAGTATGTATGTGGGGAGTGCAAAGAAGATTTAGAGGGTGAATAA
- a CDS encoding CBS domain-containing protein yields the protein MEEVMTSNPVTVSISTNATRVRSIFREEDFRCIPVVENDHLKGLITRGDMLNISATKSNIEARGIMGHPKLFLTPEMDLMDAAQKIISSEEIQSPVVESSEKMKLVGILSVVDILRSLIENGAKPNKKTLGEIKTKNVVYCDYRDPISQVWNKMDQSGFSGLPVMKKGKLIGIITRKDLITSGHTRIGKESDEIKRSIPVEKVMQTPPIVGTSDMLVEEAADLIVHMDIGRLPVVKNPVYVKKESYKSKESELIGIVSREDILKPYIS from the coding sequence GTGGAAGAGGTTATGACCTCTAACCCGGTCACTGTTTCTATAAGTACCAATGCCACCAGGGTACGATCTATATTCCGGGAAGAGGACTTCCGCTGCATCCCTGTGGTCGAAAATGACCACTTAAAAGGTTTAATTACCAGAGGGGATATGTTAAATATCTCCGCCACAAAGTCCAATATAGAAGCCAGAGGCATAATGGGACATCCAAAACTATTTTTAACTCCAGAGATGGATTTGATGGATGCTGCTCAAAAAATTATTTCTAGCGAGGAGATACAGTCTCCTGTGGTGGAGTCCAGCGAAAAAATGAAACTGGTGGGAATTTTAAGTGTTGTAGATATTTTGCGAAGTCTTATTGAAAATGGAGCTAAACCTAATAAAAAGACTTTGGGCGAAATAAAAACAAAAAATGTAGTATATTGCGACTATCGAGATCCTATTTCTCAAGTATGGAATAAAATGGATCAATCCGGGTTCTCAGGACTTCCTGTTATGAAAAAAGGAAAGTTAATTGGCATTATAACTCGAAAAGATCTAATTACTTCTGGCCATACTCGAATAGGTAAAGAATCGGATGAAATAAAGCGATCTATTCCAGTAGAAAAGGTGATGCAAACTCCACCTATAGTTGGTACTTCTGATATGCTAGTTGAAGAAGCCGCGGATTTAATTGTTCACATGGATATTGGTAGATTGCCCGTTGTTAAAAATCCAGTTTATGTGAAAAAAGAATCATATAAATCTAAAGAATCTGAATTGATAGGCATAGTTTCAAGAGAAGATATTTTAAAGCCTTATATCAGTTGA
- a CDS encoding RNA ligase, translating to MEVDWRRKNSLINFFYICPECELSSHIISEDFLEKKVQKILGIKSENLEKSIKKGNIKFYKSMDIPTLQFKKDVGHIESGTVVFLSKNIEVIRGFPKIRRTLMLSPTLGKHFGDEIAVEEKLNGYNVRIACINYSMEVDSLTSSKQDEFSKIVALTRGGYICPFTTKKAQELMDLSTFFKDNPELVLCGEMVGIDNPYVSHDYPEVGKLGFRVFDIRRKLTNDPLTVKEKRELLKEYGLPPVRLFGIFPAEDAVEKIRDIIIQIGLEEREGVVMKHPDMEIYPLKYTASQAHDREIKYAFTFPFDFGRAFFFSRVIREGFQAYEMNESEEELRQRAQRMGESIIYPMMEIIQQIAQGKPAVEDAIIDVETKAEAEEFLRHLNQLGVSAMLIEYNDGKALIRRNHQATTDKVTNYLNGGLY from the coding sequence ATGGAAGTGGACTGGAGAAGAAAAAACTCCCTTATTAATTTTTTTTATATTTGTCCTGAATGTGAATTAAGTTCTCATATTATATCAGAAGATTTTTTAGAAAAAAAGGTTCAAAAAATACTGGGTATAAAATCTGAAAATTTAGAAAAATCCATTAAAAAAGGAAATATTAAATTTTATAAGTCTATGGATATCCCTACACTTCAATTTAAGAAAGATGTAGGACATATTGAATCCGGTACAGTTGTATTTTTATCAAAAAATATTGAAGTTATTCGTGGGTTTCCAAAAATACGAAGAACTTTAATGCTATCTCCCACGTTAGGAAAACATTTTGGCGATGAAATAGCTGTTGAAGAGAAATTGAATGGATACAATGTGAGAATCGCCTGTATAAACTATTCAATGGAGGTAGATTCACTCACATCTTCAAAACAGGATGAATTCTCCAAGATTGTTGCTCTTACCAGGGGGGGATATATATGTCCATTCACCACCAAAAAAGCCCAGGAATTAATGGATTTGTCAACATTCTTTAAAGATAATCCTGAACTTGTTTTATGTGGAGAAATGGTAGGTATTGATAATCCATATGTTTCACATGACTATCCGGAAGTAGGTAAATTAGGATTCCGTGTGTTCGATATTAGACGTAAACTCACCAATGATCCATTAACTGTTAAAGAGAAAAGAGAACTTTTAAAAGAATATGGTCTTCCTCCAGTACGCCTTTTTGGCATTTTCCCAGCTGAAGATGCAGTTGAAAAAATTAGAGATATTATTATTCAGATTGGTTTAGAAGAAAGAGAGGGTGTAGTGATGAAACATCCTGACATGGAGATTTATCCACTAAAATATACAGCTTCCCAGGCACATGACCGTGAGATAAAATATGCTTTCACATTTCCATTTGATTTTGGCAGGGCTTTCTTTTTTAGTCGGGTGATTAGAGAAGGATTTCAGGCTTATGAAATGAATGAATCAGAAGAAGAACTTCGCCAAAGAGCTCAAAGAATGGGTGAATCTATTATTTATCCAATGATGGAAATAATTCAACAAATTGCTCAGGGTAAACCTGCTGTGGAAGATGCAATAATTGATGTTGAAACTAAGGCGGAAGCAGAAGAATTTTTAAGACATCTAAATCAATTAGGAGTTTCTGCTATGCTTATTGAGTATAATGATGGGAAAGCTTTAATTCGAAGAAATCATCAGGCAACTACGGATAAGGTTACTAATTATCTCAATGGGGGATTATATTAA
- a CDS encoding 7-carboxy-7-deazaguanine synthase QueE has product MNAPVMEIFSSIQGEGLLIGRRQIFVRFAGCNLNCMYCDTPESRDIAAGDKTTSKDLLRKIQSVMTPDFHSISFTGGEPLLQANFIKKFLKENQFKSLLETNGSLPKEAKKIAGLITHASVDIKLPGHFANGYANDLFDREMEVINILISRGVNTYCKVVVLPSTKVDSLGLIAESIRSEISDPSKVPMVIQPASPLEYWIQHSPRLFKMSEIAGEQLEVLTIPQVHKLLHVR; this is encoded by the coding sequence ATGAACGCACCGGTTATGGAAATTTTTTCTAGCATTCAGGGTGAAGGTCTTCTCATTGGCAGAAGACAAATTTTTGTCAGATTTGCCGGATGCAACTTAAACTGCATGTACTGTGATACTCCTGAAAGTAGAGATATTGCGGCCGGTGATAAAACTACTTCTAAAGACTTGTTGAGAAAAATACAAAGTGTCATGACTCCTGATTTCCATTCTATTTCTTTTACCGGAGGAGAACCACTTTTACAAGCGAATTTTATAAAAAAATTTTTAAAAGAAAATCAATTTAAATCACTTTTGGAGACTAATGGATCATTACCAAAGGAAGCTAAGAAAATTGCAGGTCTTATAACTCATGCCTCAGTGGATATAAAGTTACCCGGTCATTTTGCCAATGGATATGCAAATGATCTATTTGATCGTGAGATGGAAGTCATAAACATTTTAATATCAAGAGGGGTAAATACATATTGTAAAGTAGTTGTGTTGCCTTCTACTAAAGTGGACTCTTTGGGCCTCATTGCTGAAAGTATTCGATCAGAAATATCAGATCCTTCCAAAGTCCCAATGGTGATTCAACCTGCCAGTCCACTGGAGTATTGGATTCAGCACTCTCCCAGATTATTTAAAATGTCTGAAATAGCAGGAGAACAACTGGAAGTATTAACAATACCTCAAGTTCATAAACTTCTACATGTTCGATAG
- a CDS encoding PsbP-related protein, whose protein sequence is MKKYLPIIVLMVAVIFASGCVDSGDTNQTSNGTNVVPDIPAKTYSQDNITFKYPESWISNLTSTTPNTIAIVGDPDSQDSSGNIDTLAVIQTIALPSGQTLKQTYDATYAGYANMTGYELVSQRTLTIDGVTAYENIHKVEVGGVVKQERATWLEKDGQIYVILCGTLPEDFNSQQTNFDLITYSFQVE, encoded by the coding sequence ATGAAAAAATATCTACCTATAATTGTCTTAATGGTTGCGGTGATATTTGCTTCGGGTTGTGTTGATTCAGGGGACACAAACCAAACATCCAATGGAACAAATGTGGTTCCTGATATTCCCGCGAAAACATACTCTCAAGATAATATTACTTTTAAATATCCTGAGTCATGGATAAGTAATCTAACAAGCACTACACCAAATACAATCGCTATTGTAGGCGATCCCGATAGTCAGGATTCCAGTGGTAATATTGATACATTGGCTGTAATTCAAACTATTGCTTTACCGTCTGGCCAAACACTAAAACAAACTTATGATGCTACTTATGCAGGATATGCAAATATGACTGGATATGAATTGGTTTCACAGCGTACTCTGACAATAGATGGTGTCACTGCATATGAAAATATTCATAAAGTAGAAGTAGGTGGGGTTGTGAAACAAGAAAGAGCTACATGGCTTGAAAAAGATGGCCAAATATATGTGATTCTTTGTGGAACTCTTCCAGAGGACTTTAATAGTCAACAAACTAATTTTGACCTGATAACCTATTCATTCCAGGTTGAATAA
- a CDS encoding PsbP-related protein, with amino-acid sequence MKKYFLVVLIISLVIFASGCTSSSDEKTNQTKTIAQNNVSFSYPGTWVVANSRANDTIVAVADPGSVNAQTGFAETVVSIQKREVNGTFDKMFQQNYASLFDNSSYQRVSESNLTVGSFEAMDNVYTMYDNGVQKTQRAIWIESGDYVYVILCSALSNQFEDEKQNFDLIIDSFKITG; translated from the coding sequence ATGAAAAAGTACTTTTTAGTAGTGTTGATTATTTCTCTAGTAATTTTCGCTTCGGGATGCACTTCCAGTTCTGATGAAAAAACCAATCAAACAAAAACCATTGCCCAGAATAATGTTTCTTTTTCTTATCCTGGTACATGGGTAGTGGCTAATTCCAGAGCTAATGATACTATTGTGGCAGTGGCAGATCCAGGGTCAGTTAATGCTCAAACAGGTTTTGCCGAAACAGTGGTTTCTATTCAGAAAAGAGAAGTTAATGGTACCTTTGATAAGATGTTTCAACAAAATTATGCATCTTTATTCGATAATTCGAGTTACCAGCGGGTTTCAGAGAGCAATCTAACTGTGGGTAGTTTTGAAGCAATGGATAATGTTTACACCATGTATGATAATGGTGTGCAAAAAACTCAAAGGGCAATATGGATTGAAAGTGGGGATTATGTATATGTTATTTTATGTAGTGCTCTTTCAAACCAATTTGAAGACGAAAAACAGAATTTTGACTTGATTATAGATAGTTTCAAAATCACTGGTTAA
- the coaBC gene encoding bifunctional phosphopantothenoylcysteine decarboxylase/phosphopantothenate--cysteine ligase CoaBC, which translates to MEIVLCVTGSVAAIESVKLARELKRQGFSVKCFMSDDACHIIHPYAMEFATGRDIVLDLTGKIEHVKYAQSDLILVAPATANVISKFAYKISDNPINSLLITAFGHETPIIMVPSMHDSMYKAVEENIHKLEDEGIKFILPRLDEGKAKFPYMDDIVLNVLREISECNFSGKKVLISAGGTYEAIDPIRGITNRSSGKMGLEIAKEAFIQGADVTLLAGEMIVEVPESIKTINLSSTYQMNETILKMVKDFDVFISAAAVSDFTPHKVESHKISSSQDLNLNLKRTPKIIDQIKNINPNIFLVGFKAEYDVSDEDIIKLAEEQMHKCGTDLVVANDVSKNGAGFESDDNQVILVDEDIEKISLRSKKEIAKILLDKIVSKI; encoded by the coding sequence ATGGAAATCGTTTTATGTGTTACTGGAAGTGTGGCAGCAATTGAATCTGTTAAATTAGCTCGTGAATTAAAAAGACAGGGATTTAGTGTTAAATGTTTTATGAGTGATGATGCTTGTCATATTATTCATCCCTATGCAATGGAATTTGCAACGGGACGTGATATTGTCTTGGATCTTACTGGAAAAATTGAACATGTTAAATATGCTCAATCTGATTTAATACTGGTTGCACCGGCCACTGCCAATGTAATTAGCAAATTTGCCTATAAAATATCGGATAATCCTATTAATTCTTTATTGATTACTGCGTTTGGCCATGAAACTCCAATCATCATGGTTCCATCAATGCATGATTCTATGTATAAAGCTGTTGAGGAAAATATTCACAAGTTGGAAGATGAAGGAATAAAATTTATCCTACCGCGTTTAGATGAAGGCAAAGCAAAATTTCCTTATATGGATGATATTGTTCTCAATGTACTCCGAGAAATTTCAGAATGTAATTTTTCAGGTAAAAAAGTACTCATCAGTGCTGGAGGAACTTATGAAGCTATAGATCCTATAAGGGGAATTACTAACCGCAGTTCTGGTAAAATGGGTCTGGAAATAGCTAAAGAAGCTTTTATTCAAGGTGCTGATGTTACGTTATTGGCCGGTGAAATGATAGTAGAAGTACCAGAATCCATAAAAACTATAAATTTGAGTTCTACCTATCAAATGAATGAAACTATCTTAAAAATGGTTAAAGATTTTGACGTTTTTATTTCTGCAGCAGCAGTATCCGATTTCACTCCCCATAAAGTTGAATCTCATAAAATATCTTCTTCTCAAGATTTAAATTTGAATTTAAAAAGAACTCCAAAAATAATTGATCAAATAAAAAATATCAATCCGAATATCTTTTTAGTGGGATTCAAGGCGGAGTATGATGTATCGGATGAGGATATTATTAAATTAGCTGAAGAGCAGATGCATAAGTGTGGAACTGATTTAGTTGTGGCCAATGATGTCTCCAAAAATGGGGCTGGATTCGAATCTGATGATAATCAGGTAATATTAGTTGATGAGGATATTGAAAAAATATCGCTCAGATCTAAAAAAGAGATCGCTAAAATATTATTAGATAAAATAGTTTCCAAGATTTAA
- the pheA gene encoding prephenate dehydratase: protein MKEKNSKHDSNFTIAYFGPAGTFTEEAASLLDSHLLAFDSIIEVLEVVKSGEVVKGVVPIENSIEGPVGVTLDLLAQDYDIKIEQEIVLPISHNLLVNKGVTLDQLDSVYSHAQPLAQCRIFLENLGLRTHSTSSTAAAAKFIKGKNKAAAIGTKRAAELYDLEIILSDIHDFENNVTRFIVLAKKDHPLTGNDKTSIAFTLSEDCPGGLYEILGLFASEKINLTKIESRPSKKGLGKYIFFIDFEGHRLEGNVEKILDKINHRTPFLKILGSYPI from the coding sequence ATGAAAGAAAAAAATTCAAAGCATGATTCTAACTTTACAATTGCTTACTTTGGTCCAGCAGGAACCTTCACTGAAGAAGCAGCTTCCCTTTTAGATAGTCATTTATTAGCTTTTGATTCTATTATTGAAGTTTTAGAAGTAGTAAAATCTGGAGAAGTTGTAAAAGGAGTGGTTCCTATTGAAAATTCTATAGAAGGTCCTGTAGGTGTTACTTTGGACTTATTGGCCCAAGATTATGATATTAAAATAGAACAGGAAATTGTTCTTCCCATAAGTCACAATTTGCTGGTAAACAAAGGTGTAACTTTAGATCAACTTGATTCTGTTTATTCACATGCCCAACCATTAGCTCAGTGCAGAATTTTTCTGGAAAATTTAGGTTTAAGAACACATTCCACATCCAGCACGGCTGCAGCAGCTAAATTTATAAAAGGAAAAAATAAAGCTGCGGCAATTGGGACTAAACGAGCAGCAGAACTGTATGACTTAGAAATTATTTTATCAGATATTCACGACTTTGAAAATAATGTTACTCGGTTCATTGTATTGGCCAAAAAGGACCATCCATTAACAGGCAATGATAAAACATCCATTGCATTCACTCTTTCTGAAGACTGTCCCGGAGGGTTATATGAAATTCTAGGTCTTTTTGCCAGTGAAAAAATCAACTTAACTAAAATAGAATCCCGACCTTCAAAAAAAGGTTTAGGTAAATACATTTTCTTCATAGACTTTGAAGGCCATAGGTTGGAAGGAAATGTTGAAAAAATTCTGGATAAGATTAACCATAGAACTCCTTTTTTGAAGATATTAGGTTCATATCCAATTTAG
- a CDS encoding CBS domain-containing protein, which produces MKIKDAMSDEVVVIQDTEQVAYARNLMLKHGFSRIIVVNLEGDPVGIVTERDITHRLKGNGAAWRRRPIDKIAIRRVMNSNLITISPGNNIKEAVELMLKKDISSLPVIDQDGLTGIITKTDLIKIYENKFNSKWKVSDLMTSEVITVNENHAINHVISIMEEKNIGRTVVIRDNTPVGIITSGNISFADVEDPETGVNVEKIDFIRPVEGEGKRNVRMVSMVTAGDIMTEDLVTLSPEDNASEAAQIMLDKDISGIPIVEDNALVGIITKTDIIKGIQ; this is translated from the coding sequence ATGAAAATAAAAGATGCTATGAGTGACGAGGTTGTGGTGATACAGGATACAGAACAGGTAGCATACGCCCGAAACTTAATGCTTAAACACGGATTTAGCCGAATTATAGTTGTTAATCTGGAGGGCGATCCTGTTGGGATCGTAACTGAAAGAGACATCACTCATAGATTAAAAGGAAATGGCGCTGCTTGGAGAAGAAGACCCATAGATAAAATCGCAATCAGAAGGGTTATGAACTCTAATCTAATCACAATTTCTCCAGGTAATAATATAAAAGAAGCAGTTGAATTAATGTTAAAAAAAGACATTAGTTCCCTTCCAGTGATTGATCAAGATGGCTTAACTGGAATAATAACTAAAACAGACCTGATAAAAATCTATGAAAACAAATTCAATTCAAAATGGAAAGTTTCAGATTTAATGACATCAGAAGTGATAACTGTAAATGAAAACCACGCCATAAATCATGTAATTAGTATAATGGAAGAAAAAAACATCGGCAGGACAGTAGTGATCAGAGATAATACTCCTGTTGGCATAATTACTTCTGGAAATATTTCATTTGCAGATGTAGAAGATCCTGAAACTGGAGTGAATGTGGAAAAAATAGATTTTATCCGGCCAGTTGAAGGTGAGGGCAAAAGAAATGTTCGTATGGTTTCAATGGTTACTGCTGGGGATATCATGACTGAAGATTTAGTTACACTTTCTCCAGAAGACAATGCATCTGAAGCTGCGCAAATAATGCTGGATAAAGATATTAGTGGAATTCCAATTGTAGAAGACAATGCATTAGTGGGGATAATAACTAAAACGGATATAATTAAAGGGATCCAATAA
- a CDS encoding CBS domain-containing protein, translated as MRVKSIMSGDVVSIDKDQNVCDALRVMKKNKISRLAVINTNNDHVKELVGMITEKDIAKKLGSSKYGNLAPSHFHVSTVMSNDIITVDMETNIGEAANLMLENNIGGMPVMDDGEMVGIVTKSDFIDTCQGKAYENQAVTDSMSTELITVAPHDRIVHARRLLIDAKVGRLMVMEDEEMAGLLTAKDIANSMISFRKLVPDKHKAARIRNILVEDVMTQGIKSLSAETNIAEVAKTMLDQGCSGYPVVDEENKIVGLITKTDLIDLIVEMEGVS; from the coding sequence ATGCGAGTAAAAAGTATAATGTCAGGCGATGTTGTATCAATAGATAAAGATCAAAATGTGTGTGATGCATTAAGAGTCATGAAAAAAAATAAAATATCTCGCCTCGCAGTGATTAATACCAACAACGACCATGTAAAAGAACTTGTAGGGATGATAACTGAAAAAGACATTGCAAAAAAACTAGGATCTTCTAAATACGGAAATTTAGCCCCTTCACATTTCCATGTATCCACTGTTATGAGCAATGACATTATAACTGTTGATATGGAAACAAATATTGGAGAAGCAGCTAATTTGATGCTGGAAAACAATATTGGTGGAATGCCAGTAATGGATGATGGCGAAATGGTGGGTATTGTCACCAAATCTGATTTCATTGACACTTGCCAAGGTAAAGCATATGAAAATCAGGCTGTAACCGATTCCATGAGCACGGAACTTATCACTGTTGCGCCTCATGATCGGATTGTCCATGCTAGAAGATTATTAATAGATGCTAAAGTTGGGCGGTTAATGGTAATGGAAGATGAGGAAATGGCAGGTTTATTGACTGCGAAAGATATTGCTAACTCCATGATATCTTTTAGAAAATTAGTTCCAGATAAACATAAAGCCGCCAGAATAAGAAACATTCTGGTAGAAGATGTTATGACACAGGGTATCAAATCATTATCTGCCGAAACAAATATTGCAGAAGTAGCTAAAACCATGTTAGACCAAGGATGCAGCGGATATCCAGTAGTCGATGAAGAAAATAAAATAGTGGGTCTTATAACTAAAACCGATTTAATAGACCTTATTGTTGAAATGGAGGGGGTTAGCTAA